A segment of the Triticum urartu cultivar G1812 chromosome 1, Tu2.1, whole genome shotgun sequence genome:
TCGGGaatgcatgctttttggcgactgtccgtaaaatagggtctactttgagatagacatggaatggcgtcgtttggggtgaccctccttgtagccgcttcacgaaaaacgcctgtctttagcattcaaaaaatgaaaaacggtttttcttgttaaacaagttggaacctcgctttggcaacattgtttgccatcaaAAGATGGAGGCATGCGCCAAATTTGGGCATATTATCAGAAACTATTCATCGGATGCGGccatatcattgctagtttgccttgaaagccatgaatcttcgttcatggtaggtcgttttttagaacactttttcaagaaaacatccgtattgcaagtttagtatttttgctagttggtaagccacatttgatgatgtgacgcggaggtatcccatttttttgattttttttgaattttttacagTGTTTTCAATAAATGAAAAACGGTTTTTCTTATTAAACAAGTTGGAacctcgctttggcaacattgtttcccatcacaagacggaggcatgcgccaaatttgggcatattatcagaaactattcatcggatgcggccatatcattgctagtttggcttgaaagccatgaatatTCGTTCATGGTAGGTCGTTTTTGAGAACAATTTTTCAAGAAAACACCCAtattgcaagtttagtatttttgctagttggcaggccatatttgatgatgtgatgcggaggtctcccatttttttgattttttgaattttttatggtgttttcaaaaaccggccgATTTCGTCGCGGCGGCCATCTGTGGATAGGGTTTGAGCCGTGCCAATCTGTTGTCGATTCTGTGATGAAATGCCTACCTGTGAAGCTAAAAAGCATTTTTGGCAAAAATAACgggcaagctatggaggacccgcagttcaaattccagccggttccaactaaatcggccgaaggtggtctgaattgctaggagtagctacgagggtcgagaatgcatgctttttggcgacTGTCCGTAAAATAGGGTCTACTTTGAGATCGACATGGAATGGCGCCATTTGGGGTGAccctccttgtagccgcttcacgAAAAGCGCATGTCTTTAGCATTTAAAAAATGAAAAACGGCCTTTCATGTTAAACAAGTTGGAacctcgctttggcaacattgtttgccatcacaagacggaggcatgcgccaaatttgggcatattatcagaaactattcatcggatgcggccatatcattgctagtttggcttgaaagccatgaatcttcgttcatggtaggtcgtttttgagaacactttttctAGAAAACATCcgtattgcaagtttagtatttttgctagttggtaggccacatttgatgatgtgacgcggaggtctcccatttttttgatttttttacggtgttttcaaaaaccggccgATATCATCGTGGCGGCCGTCCGTGGCTGGGGTTGAGCCGTGCCAATCTGTTGTCGATTCTGTGATGAAATGCCTACCTGTGAAGCTAAAAAGCATTTTTGGCAAAAATAACGGCcaagctatggaggacccgcAGTTCAAATTCTAGCCGGTTCCAGCTAAATCGGCCGAAGGTGGTCTGAATTGCCGGGAGTAGCTACGAGGGTCGGGAATGCACGCTTTTTGGAGACCATCCATAAAAtagggtctactttgagatagacatgAAATGGCGCCGTTTTGGGTGAccctccttgtagccgcttcacgaaaaacgcatgtctttagcattcaaaaaatgaaaaaagatTTTTCTTGTTAAACAATTTGGAacctcgctttggcaacattgttggccatcacaagacggaggcatgtgccaaatttgggcatattatcagaaactattcattgaatgcggccatatcattgctagtttggcttgaaagccatgaatattcgttcatggtaggtcgtttttgagaacactttttcaagaaaacatctgtattgcaagtttagtatttttgctagttggtaggacacatttgatgatgtgacgcggaggtctcccatttttttgattttttgaattttttacggtgttttcaaaaaccagccgatttcgtcgcggcggccgtctgtggctagggtttgagccgtgccaatctgttgtcgattctgtgatgaaatgcctacctgtgaagctaaaaagcatttttggcaaaaataacgggcaagctatggaggaaccgcagttcaaattccagccggttccagctgaatcggccgaaggtggtctgaattgccgggagtagctacgagggtcgggaatgcatgctttttggcgaccgtccgtaaaatagggtctacttggagatagacatggaatggcgccgtttggggtgaccctccttgtagccgcttcGCGAAAAACGCATGTCTTTAGCATTCAAAAAATTAAAAACGGTCTTTCTTGTTAAACAAGTTGGAACCTcactttggcaacattgtttgccatcacaAGATGGAGGCATGCGCCAAATTTGGGCATATTATCAGAAACTATTCATCGGAGTCGGccatatcattgctagtttggcttgaaagccatgaatcttcgttcATGGTAGTTCGTTTTTGAGAACCCTTTTTCAAGAAAACATCTgtattgcaagtttagtatttttgctagttggtaggccacatttgatgatgtgacgcggaggtctcccatttttttgatttttttgaattttttacggtGTTTTGAAAAACCGGTCAATTTCGTCGCGGCGGccgtccgtggctagggtttgagccaTGCAAACCTATTGTCAATTCTGTGATGAAATGCCTACCTTGTAGCCGCTTCATGAAAAAACACATGTCTTTAGCATTCCGAAAATGAAAAACGGTTTTTGAATTTTATTacggtgttttcaaaaaccggcGGATTTCGTAACGGCGGTCGTCTGTGGCTAGGGTTTGAGTCATGTtttagcattcaaaaaatgaaactTATATTGTTTCATACATGAGCATGCACAAAAACCCATAATTTTATCTTTCATCCACGAGCATGCATAAAAAATTTCAATTCCCATCAATTACCAAATTAAATATTCATTGATAAGAAATTGACATGTTTGGACGACACTGCCATACAGCATCCATGAGCATGCACAAAATTAAACCTTACATACTTAACATTGACATGTTCAGATTACACTAACAAGCTTAAACCTAACATGCTTAACATTCCCACTTCATTTTCTTAACATCTTcactcctccttcttctccttcatCAACCTGATGCGCTCAGAGTGGCGAATCCCAACGCGGATGTACTCCTCTACCACAATGGGCATGGTCCTGTCGCCCAGCTGTGGAATCGCCGGCGCCACTACCATCGCGAGGTCATCGCTAGGCACCACCATCGCTAGGTCAGCGTCAGGCATAACAATCGCGAGGTCGTCgtcagccaccaccatagcagggtcgtcgtcagccaccaccatagcaaggtcgtcgttagccaccaccatagcaaggTCGTCATCCCCGCTCTGCTCCTCTTCTTGCCCACTCTGGTCCTCGTCATCCCCTCTTTGCTCCTCGTCATCCCCGCTGCTGCTCCCATTGCATGGCCAAATGCAACAAAGTGTGAACATGGTGTTGTCGTCGTGCTGGTAGAGAAAGCCAAAAGGACACGAAGAAGAGAGGTAGAGAGCTTACTGGCATCGTCGTCCTGCTGGTAGTACATGCGGCACATGGTGTTGTCGAACATCTTCACGGTGAACGTGGCGTCGCCGTCGTAGCGGAAGACAAGGAAGTACCCGAGCTGTAGCTCATGGGCGCGGGCGAAATGCTCCCAGCCGGGCCCTAGGTACATGTGGCCTTCACCATCGAACACCACCAACACGTCCCACAGCCTATGAAGCCCGCTGCCGGCCTCCAGCAGCTTCACTTTGTGGGGCTCACGGCCGACGAGCATCTTCGCAAACTtgtcaggcagcctctgcagCGAGGGTCAAGCAGTGGTTAATTGTGGCAATGAAGCACTAGACAGCAGAGTGATGATAAAGAAATGAGTGATGATAAACATACCTGCCTACTGCAAGATTTCTCAATTACGATCTCGAAGAACTCGAAACCTTCCAAGCCAGCCATCTCACTTATCTGAAAAGCAGCATTGTAAATTAAACAAGAACATCAATAGCATAATAAACTAACACTAAAACAAGCACATCAACatcaacagcaacagcaacatcatcaggtgaccaCCAACAGCAACAACACTAAAATCTACTATAAATTGACTAGAACACAGCAATATAAATTGAACAGAACCATATCTATTATAAATGGACCAATAGTGTACAACAAAACAACAGTTTCAATATTAAAATAGAAAGAAGTCTCAGGTTTATCAAGCATAGCAAAACAACAGTGTGACTGAAGAAAATTATAGCAGGAAATACTTCATGCATCATCAATAGATTATGATCATTTGAGCTAACATGATCACATTGCATGATGCACACATATGCAAACTTCTATGAATATAACATCAAAACAGAAAAAACAAGAGACCAAGAAAATCTTAGCAGTGCAATCACCTAGATAGAATTGTATTTGTACACATCAGAACATAAGCACCAACATAGCAGTGCTTAGCATGATCACGTTGTATTTGTACACCTACATAGCAGTGCTTAGCCACTCGGGCAAGACATTACAAAAAGAAAAACAAATTAGAACACACTAGTGTCTCACTGCCTCATAATGCTCATACTTGCTGCATATCAAATGGCACAGAACATTCTACAGCTCATACCAAGTGTCTCATACATCTGTACTTATCTAATTCCTTAACTGAATCCTTAACTGAATACTTGACAAGAACCCTTAACTGAATAATCCTTGACAACATACTTCCCACTCTTATCAAAAGGCACAAAGCATACTTGATAGCATAATCCTTAACTGAATCAATGCCCACTAATAAAACACTAATATAATCCAACCCTAATCTAATCTAATGCAGTCCCAATCAAACCCTAACCAAATCAAACCCTAATCTAATCCAATCCCTATCTAATCTAATCCAATCTAGGTGATGGCAAGAACCCTAATCTAACCAGTAGCAGAAAACTAATCCAACcaggaaggagagagagaggaaggatTCATAcctcgagagagagagaggaaggagtCGGCGGCAGTGGGAGAGGAAGGAGTCGGCAGCGGTGGGAGAGGAAGGAGCCGGTGGCGGTGGGGAGGCCGGCGGTGGGAGAGGAAGGAGTCGGCAGCGGTGGGAGAGGAAGGAGGCGGTGGCGGTGGGGAGGCCGGCGGTGGGAGAGGAAGGAGCCGGCAGCGGTGGGCGGCGCCGTCAATGGAGAGGAGGAGCGGGTCGAGTGGTGAGGAGAAGTGGGGAAAAGAGAGGGAGCGGGTCCACTTATCAGCGAGTTTGGTGTTTGCTACGTGACTGGTTTGATATATTAAAAAGGGTGGGCATAGATTACAAAACCAACAGCCTCTTCCTAGCCCAGTGGTCAAAACACAGTGAAATAAGCGCACGGTCGTTGGTTCGAGCCCCTGCACGCGCATATTTTTTTGGCCATGCGCATATTTTTGGTAGCTTGGGTACAATAGCAAAATGGCCAACTTGTCAGCGAGTGGGTCGAGTGGCCCACTTGTCAGTGAGGTGTGTGCTTGATACTTGACTAGTTTGATATATTCAAAAAGGTTGGCATAGAGTGGAAGACTAATAGCCCAGTCCTAGCGCAGTGGTAGAAACATAGTGAAACGAGCGCACGGTCGTGGGTTCGAGTCCCCACTGGCGCATATTTTTTTGCTCACAATGAAATCTGTTCAGTTGAAGCAAAATTCAGTTAAAATAGCATCTTCAGTTCTGACCAAAATTCAGTTAAAATAGCATCTACAAGACAACATTCTATCCAAAACAACTACAAGATGATCACAACAACTACTAAATGATCACAACAACTACAAGACAACATTCTGACCAAAACTTGAACTAAAGATGTTCAAAAAATCTTCTGTATGATCATTTTGCAATCTTTTGCATTACAAGACAACATTTTAATAGCAAGCATAACAGCTACAATAACATCTCAATTTAGTTCAAAACAGCAAGCATAACATCTCAATTTTGCTGCTGGAATCTTAAAGCACTGTGAATCAGGATAACTACATCACTATTGCTATAGCCATCAGGATCATCATTTTGCTACAACCATCAGGATCATCATCTTGCTACAACCATCAGGATCATCATTTTGCTCCTAGAATCTTCAAGGATTTTTCTACCTGGAGAGAAGATTGATCACATCAGGTCACCAGTCCCATAGATACCAAAACAAAGAACATTAAGTAATAGTATTTACCTTTGCCAGTCCATTCGCTACTCATCGTCGTCGATACGAAAACAAGGGACTCTATGCCCACTCATGTTTTCCTCATCATCACTACAATATTGCAGCATAGTATGATCAGTCCGGCTTTCCTCATCCTCGCTCTCATGTCCATCCACTACCacctttcttcttttcttgatgCCTTCAACTGTTGCAGCACCAACGATCACACGTTCCCGGTCCCTTCGAACTCTACTTTGCACCGGAACATCCATCGAGTCATCATCAACTTGCAACAGAACTTCCGTAGAGTCATCATCTTGGTATGTTAGTCCACCATGACCGGGGCCCTTTTCCACTTCTGTTTCAGTCACACTCCACAAGTGTCTATGCTCAAAGTTTTGCACAACTCCCCATTTTCCGTGCAAAAGAGTGTCTGGCAGATAAAACACCATTGTTTCTTGTGTTGTTAGAATAAAGGGATCACTCTTATACTAGCACCTTGCAGTGTTGATGCTTTTGAAGTGGCCATCATATTTGACAAAAGAGTCTCTCTTCTTCTTGCTACCAAGCTCAGACCAGTCACAGCGAAATAAGACAACCGAGCGATGGATGCCTGCACTAGAGTTGTATAGAAGTCAATGATCTCACGATCATGTGACCCCTCAGTGACGGTTCCACTATTCTATGTCTTCCTTTTTTCCTCGCGGTCAACGGTGTGGTACCAGACACCGTCAGCAATGCATGCTGAATACACTCTCAGTCGCTTATCCGATAAGCATGCCAAAGCAAATAGATCATCACTGACCTTCTTATCCTCATGCAACTTTCCAATCTGCACAAATAAACCATTTAGCAAACAATGGTATTTAACAATTGGTGAATAACACAAAAAATGTAAAACATGTGGCTAAAGATCTCACATGATTCTTAAACCACTTAGCAAACCCCTTGGCAACCCTTTTATTAACATGGATATTGCTTTCTTCCTGATTTAACTCTTCCTTGCATTTCCTGCAATGCCAACAAAACATGTGAATTAAAACATTAGGCTGGTGCCAACCCAAGCGAAAAAATATATAATGAGTGCACAAGATATAACGTACTCGATATATGGTAGAACCTCGGCGCAATTGCTGAGCACAAACCAAACCATGTTGTCATACTCATCACCAGCCCCCAAGTATTGTGAGGCTCCAAGAAAGTTCACACCATGGTTGAAAACAGAGACATCACCACTTTGCAAATCAGACCGCTCTCTATTTCTGCCCGGACGGTTCCATCTTGTTTCCACATCGCCAAAGTATCTAGAGCAAAAATTCAAGCACTCGTCAACGACATATGCTTCAGCAATAGAACCTTCAGGTCTTGCCATGTTTCGCACATAATGCTTACAAGTAAGCAGCCTTCTTTCGATTTGGTACATCCAACCATATTGCAAAGGGCCTCTAAGCATTGCCTCTTTTGGTAAGTGCACCGCCAAATGGACCATCACGATGAAGAAAGCTGGAGGGAAAATCTTCTCGAGCT
Coding sequences within it:
- the LOC125555573 gene encoding B3 domain-containing protein Os03g0212300-like yields the protein MAGLEGFEFFEIVIEKSCSRQRLPDKFAKMLVGREPHKVKLLEAGSGLHRLWDVLVVFDGEGHMYLGPGWEHFARAHELQLGYFLVFRYDGDATFTVKMFDNTMCRMYYQQDDDATAGMTRSKEGMTRTRVGKKRSRAGMTTLLWWWLTTTLLWWWLTTTLLWWWLTTTSRLLCLTLT